The stretch of DNA TTGGAGTCAGCAGCGCCACGACCGGCGCTGGCCCGGCGATCATAACCAAGTCGCCACCATTGCGCCAAACCGCCCGTCCAATCCGTGACGGGCTGCGGTTACGGGCCGGAAGAGACCCGGTTCCGTCGTCAGAATCGAATCTTTCCAGTGAGCATGTCTTTGAGCATCACCCAGTCGCCCAGAAAGCTGTAGAGCGGGTACTGAAAGGTGGCCGGGCGGTTTTTCTCGAAGATGAAGTGGCCAACCCAGGCAAAGCCGTAACCGGCCAGAGGCATCGCCAGCAGCCATAACCAATGTTGGCTGATCAGTGCGTAAGCCAGGATGGCGATTACCAGCAAACTACCGACATAGTGCAGTCGCCGGCAGGTGGGGTTGCTGTGCTCGGCCAGATAGAACGGATAGAACTCTGCGAAGCGGGTGAAACGTTCGGCGGTTTGCGTGCTCATGCCGCACCTCCTGTCATTGTCGTCACGGCAGTCTATGTTCGTTGACGTCTTTTGACCATCGGCGACGGCCATCAGCTTCATTGCTTCGTGCTTGCCCTCCATTGGGTAAACCTCAGCGGAGTTCTCTGCCGAAACGTGTCGCTATTGACACTGCCAGGCCGGAACTTGTGTTGCGGGAAGAGGGCCTTAGCTTTCAGAATTCTCGATGCATGGCATGCACATGCCGGCGCCTCATGAATACCCACTTAAGGAAACCCCGCTTTGGCCAGTAGCCTGCTTGCCCTGATTGACGATATCGCGACGATCCTGGACGACGTGTCTGTGATGACCAAGATCGCCGCAAAGAAAACGGCGGGTGTATTGGGTGACGACCTCGCGCTGAATGCTCAACAGGTCACTGGCGTTAAA from Pseudomonas sp. DNDY-54 encodes:
- a CDS encoding Mpo1-like protein: MSTQTAERFTRFAEFYPFYLAEHSNPTCRRLHYVGSLLVIAILAYALISQHWLWLLAMPLAGYGFAWVGHFIFEKNRPATFQYPLYSFLGDWVMLKDMLTGKIRF